A single genomic interval of Roseibium sp. HPY-6 harbors:
- a CDS encoding TRAP transporter substrate-binding protein, with protein MDRRSFLTTAGVAGAATLAAPAVARASSIEWKMTTAFPAGQPFYSTGPGSLSDFADRVRAMSGGRLDIQVYNGGELVPAFEGFDAVRQGIVQMNGWVSYFGAGKVPAAQFFGAVPFGMSTQGQNAWFYIGDGIKLWNEVYEPLGLVAMPIGATGVQMTGWFNKEINSIDDMKGLRLRIPGLAGKAYSRIGVDVKVLPGGEIFPALERGVIDAAEWVGPAQDKILGLNKAAKYYYTTGWHEPTTVTELTINKAAWDTLDAELQAIVTNAAAACNVISHSWGEANNAAALKEFAASGTELRTLPTEVVESLRVEMDAVYAEMGAADPLFKKVMDNYFAFKAEHDVWADGSEKVWHSELRTAS; from the coding sequence ATGGATAGACGTTCGTTTCTCACGACGGCCGGTGTCGCCGGTGCAGCCACACTTGCTGCCCCAGCTGTTGCACGGGCCAGCTCAATTGAATGGAAGATGACGACGGCTTTTCCCGCAGGTCAGCCGTTCTATTCGACGGGCCCGGGCTCCCTTTCCGACTTTGCCGATCGCGTCCGCGCCATGTCCGGCGGCCGGCTCGATATCCAGGTATATAACGGCGGTGAACTGGTGCCGGCCTTTGAAGGGTTTGACGCCGTACGCCAGGGCATCGTCCAGATGAACGGCTGGGTCAGCTATTTCGGAGCAGGCAAGGTGCCGGCCGCCCAGTTCTTTGGCGCTGTTCCCTTCGGCATGTCCACGCAGGGCCAGAACGCCTGGTTCTATATCGGTGACGGCATCAAGCTCTGGAATGAAGTCTATGAACCCCTCGGTCTGGTGGCGATGCCCATCGGCGCAACCGGGGTGCAGATGACCGGCTGGTTCAACAAGGAAATCAACTCGATCGACGACATGAAGGGTTTGCGGCTGCGCATTCCGGGCCTCGCCGGCAAGGCTTACTCGCGCATTGGTGTCGACGTGAAGGTTTTGCCTGGCGGTGAGATCTTCCCGGCCCTGGAACGCGGTGTGATCGATGCTGCGGAGTGGGTTGGCCCGGCGCAGGATAAGATCCTGGGTTTGAACAAGGCCGCCAAATACTACTACACGACCGGCTGGCATGAGCCGACCACGGTCACCGAGCTCACGATCAACAAAGCGGCGTGGGATACGCTTGATGCGGAACTGCAGGCGATTGTCACCAACGCGGCCGCAGCCTGCAACGTAATTTCGCACAGCTGGGGTGAAGCCAACAACGCCGCAGCCTTGAAGGAGTTTGCTGCATCCGGAACGGAACTGCGCACGCTTCCAACCGAGGTCGTTGAATCGCTCCGTGTCGAAATGGATGCCGTCTATGCAGAAATGGGTGCTGCCGATCCGCTCTTCAAAAAGGTGATGGACAACTACTTCGCCTTCAAGGCGGAGCATGATGTCTGGGCAGATGGTTCAGAGAAGGTCTGGCACTCCGAATTGCGCACCGCGTCATAA
- a CDS encoding M20/M25/M40 family metallo-hydrolase, with amino-acid sequence MIAEDLRALALIPGLSGHEERVAGEIAARMPVPCRTDRLGNLIATFPGTNPSVMLFTHMDQLGFVVRKVEDNGLIRVHRVGGVPERALLSQAVVLSAANGKDIPGVIANKSHHATQPDEKYSVPKAAELFIDAGYTSKARAEGDGIVIGTPVTYAPNYMQLAEGRVAGTAIDDRAGCAVLLDVARSLANRQDGPTVHVVFSTQEEFNLRGAVVAAQNLKPDIAIQIDLMLACDTPDTSELGDMSLGGGPGISLYSFHGRGTLNGVLPHPALVTVFENAATGLAMNLQRSAQVGVLTDLSYVQLVGEGVASIDVGFPMRYSHSSLEVCQISDLEDLAKLLRAALEKITPETQLDRRA; translated from the coding sequence ATGATTGCCGAAGACCTCCGGGCCCTCGCTCTGATCCCCGGCCTCTCCGGCCACGAAGAACGCGTCGCCGGCGAAATTGCCGCCAGAATGCCCGTGCCGTGCCGGACAGATCGTCTTGGCAACCTGATCGCGACCTTTCCGGGGACAAACCCTTCGGTGATGCTTTTCACCCATATGGATCAATTGGGTTTCGTGGTCAGAAAGGTTGAAGACAACGGTCTGATCAGAGTCCATCGGGTCGGCGGCGTGCCGGAACGGGCGCTGCTTTCACAGGCAGTCGTTCTGTCTGCCGCGAACGGCAAAGACATTCCCGGTGTCATTGCGAACAAAAGCCACCACGCCACCCAGCCTGACGAAAAATATTCAGTTCCGAAGGCAGCGGAGCTCTTCATTGATGCCGGCTACACGAGCAAGGCCCGTGCAGAAGGGGACGGGATCGTAATCGGGACGCCGGTTACTTACGCTCCGAACTACATGCAGCTTGCCGAGGGACGTGTTGCCGGGACCGCGATCGACGACAGGGCCGGATGCGCAGTGCTCCTGGACGTTGCAAGGTCGCTCGCCAATCGGCAGGACGGCCCGACGGTTCACGTTGTGTTTTCCACCCAGGAGGAATTCAATTTACGCGGTGCCGTCGTCGCGGCGCAAAACCTGAAACCGGACATTGCCATTCAGATTGATCTCATGCTCGCGTGCGACACGCCGGACACGTCCGAGCTGGGCGACATGAGCCTTGGCGGCGGACCCGGCATCAGTCTTTACAGCTTCCACGGCCGCGGCACGCTGAACGGGGTCTTGCCGCATCCTGCGCTTGTCACTGTCTTTGAAAACGCGGCCACGGGTCTTGCGATGAATCTTCAAAGGTCCGCACAGGTGGGCGTTTTGACGGATCTCAGCTATGTGCAATTGGTGGGTGAAGGCGTGGCGTCAATCGATGTCGGCTTTCCAATGCGCTACAGCCATTCGTCGCTGGAGGTGTGCCAGATCAGCGATCTGGAAGACCTAGCCAAGCTCCTGCGTGCCGCACTGGAAAAAATCACACCCGAAACCCAGCTGGACCGCCGCGCATGA
- a CDS encoding BtpA/SgcQ family protein, whose product MGKFEAVFGTPKPVIAMVHLGALPGTPLYNADRGVDGLLRDAEADLRALQAAGVDAVMFGNENDRPYEFTVDPASTTTMAYVIGRLREQITVPFGVNVLWDPKSTVALATACGAAFCREIFTGTYASDMGHWAPDAGGALRYRKRLDRDDLLMLYNVSAEFADSLDRRPLPDRARSAVFSSIPDAVLVSGQITGEAARMEDLEAVKSVLPDTPVLANTGVKHATVAEVLRIADGCVVGSSLKVDGNTWNAVDPERARQFMDLARAAR is encoded by the coding sequence ATGGGCAAATTCGAAGCTGTTTTTGGAACACCCAAACCCGTCATCGCCATGGTTCATCTGGGCGCATTGCCGGGGACACCGCTTTACAACGCGGACCGCGGCGTCGATGGCCTCTTGAGGGACGCTGAAGCCGACCTTCGCGCGCTTCAGGCAGCTGGCGTCGACGCGGTGATGTTCGGGAACGAAAATGACCGCCCCTACGAATTCACCGTCGACCCTGCGAGCACAACAACGATGGCCTATGTCATCGGCCGTCTGCGGGAGCAGATCACCGTCCCCTTCGGGGTCAATGTCCTTTGGGATCCGAAGAGCACCGTCGCATTGGCGACTGCCTGCGGCGCTGCGTTTTGCCGTGAGATTTTCACCGGCACCTATGCGAGCGACATGGGACACTGGGCACCGGATGCCGGAGGCGCCCTGCGCTATCGAAAGCGCCTGGATAGAGACGATCTCCTGATGCTCTACAACGTGTCCGCGGAATTTGCCGACAGTCTGGATCGCCGGCCGCTTCCCGACCGGGCACGCTCGGCGGTTTTTTCATCGATCCCTGACGCCGTTCTAGTGTCTGGTCAAATCACCGGAGAGGCCGCGCGGATGGAAGACCTAGAAGCCGTAAAGTCTGTTCTGCCCGATACGCCTGTCCTCGCGAATACCGGCGTAAAGCACGCGACCGTCGCCGAAGTTCTTCGCATCGCCGACGGCTGCGTTGTCGGCTCCAGTCTGAAAGTCGACGGCAATACCTGGAATGCGGTAGATCCGGAGCGCGCCAGGCAGTTCATGGACCTGGCGAGGGCCGCCCGATGA
- a CDS encoding GntR family transcriptional regulator — protein MSETTATDMETSGTVRLTPLSEYEGSLSSRVYMSLKDAILTLAYEPGEVLRKAEICDQLGISRSPVAEAVTKLAAEGLLRVMPQSGTYVAQLSMDEIREAAFIREAFELAAVEYVAQIITDDQITLLRRNLKVQQGLVEHQDIQGFYKSDTAMHNLIMGFTHFKRLASIAETSWLHVNRARQLVLPNPRRVSDTLDEHYAIVDALAARDPGAARSATEFHLGQLIRHLEAVERDRPELFSRP, from the coding sequence ATGAGCGAAACGACGGCCACAGATATGGAGACCTCCGGCACCGTTCGGCTGACACCTTTGTCAGAGTACGAAGGCAGTCTTTCGTCTCGCGTTTACATGAGCCTCAAGGACGCGATTCTCACCCTGGCTTACGAACCCGGAGAAGTCCTGCGGAAAGCCGAGATATGCGACCAGTTGGGCATTTCGCGCAGCCCTGTTGCAGAAGCCGTGACGAAGCTCGCCGCCGAGGGATTGCTCAGAGTCATGCCACAGTCGGGGACCTATGTGGCTCAATTGTCAATGGACGAGATACGCGAGGCGGCGTTCATCAGAGAAGCTTTTGAGCTGGCTGCCGTTGAGTATGTGGCCCAGATCATTACCGACGACCAGATCACGCTCTTGCGACGAAACCTGAAGGTTCAGCAGGGGCTTGTGGAGCATCAGGACATTCAGGGATTTTACAAGTCCGACACGGCAATGCACAATCTGATCATGGGGTTCACGCACTTCAAACGCCTGGCATCCATCGCCGAGACAAGTTGGCTGCATGTCAACCGCGCCCGCCAGCTTGTCTTGCCGAATCCGAGGCGCGTTTCGGATACGCTTGATGAGCATTATGCGATTGTCGATGCCCTCGCGGCGCGCGATCCAGGTGCAGCCAGAAGCGCAACGGAATTTCACCTGGGCCAGCTTATTCGCCACCTGGAAGCGGTAGAACGCGATCGCCCGGAGCTTTTTTCTCGACCATGA
- a CDS encoding sugar phosphate isomerase/epimerase family protein, with the protein MTRRNRPRYAARLNAFKQLLPGSDVLDWIAAAGQVEGLGAADLNYPDHFSKHGEEAVKGALDKAELELNGIAMRYYSEPAFKLGAFTNPDPSVRQAALDITKQGLDACTRMGGKVVTLWMGQDGFDYAFQMNYSSAWDHTIEAIREVCAHNPGLDIAIEYKPNEPRAFSLMPDIGTTLLACREVNAANLGVTLDFAHVLYADEMPACSAALIARHSRMIGLHLNDGYGKRDDGLMVGSVHAIQTVELLIAMLRANQTDVIYFDTFPDMGGLNPIEEARTNVLMTDRLLDVAYRLSDDPELSDAISRQDAAISQRIVARELYGL; encoded by the coding sequence ATGACAAGACGCAACCGTCCCCGCTATGCGGCTCGCCTCAATGCCTTCAAACAGCTCTTGCCTGGCTCCGATGTGCTCGATTGGATCGCTGCCGCCGGACAGGTGGAAGGGCTCGGCGCAGCCGACCTGAACTATCCGGATCATTTTTCGAAACACGGCGAAGAAGCCGTCAAAGGCGCGTTGGACAAGGCGGAACTGGAGCTGAACGGCATCGCCATGCGTTACTATTCCGAGCCCGCATTCAAGCTTGGAGCCTTTACCAATCCTGACCCGTCTGTCCGCCAGGCTGCCCTCGACATCACAAAGCAGGGACTGGATGCCTGTACCCGGATGGGAGGCAAGGTCGTCACGCTCTGGATGGGACAGGACGGGTTCGACTATGCCTTTCAGATGAACTACTCGTCAGCCTGGGACCATACGATTGAGGCGATCCGGGAGGTATGCGCTCACAACCCCGGCCTTGATATCGCGATCGAGTACAAACCGAATGAGCCACGGGCGTTTTCTCTCATGCCGGACATTGGCACGACTTTGCTCGCCTGCAGGGAAGTGAATGCCGCCAATCTCGGCGTGACGCTCGATTTTGCCCATGTCCTTTATGCAGACGAAATGCCTGCCTGTTCGGCTGCTTTGATCGCGCGCCATTCCAGGATGATCGGTCTGCACCTGAACGACGGCTATGGCAAACGCGACGATGGCCTCATGGTGGGTTCCGTTCACGCCATACAGACTGTCGAACTCCTGATCGCAATGCTGCGGGCCAACCAGACGGATGTGATCTACTTCGATACCTTTCCCGACATGGGCGGCCTGAACCCGATCGAGGAAGCGCGCACGAATGTTCTCATGACCGATCGCCTTCTGGACGTCGCCTATCGCTTGTCCGACGACCCTGAGCTCAGCGACGCGATCAGCCGGCAGGATGCGGCGATTTCCCAGCGGATCGTTGCCCGGGAGCTCTACGGATTATGA
- a CDS encoding PfkB family carbohydrate kinase, with protein sequence MTILVVGALHWDVVVRASRLPHIDETLRGSSVAYQFGGKGGNQAIAAALAGADVAFAGRIGSDQAGAEMKLRLTEAGIDVSGLQAGPDASGMSAAIVDEDGNYGAVIVSAENHKFDAELMNIPSGCQMLLLQNEMTHSALRRVKQKALDAGVPIVLNAAPATGLTGEDLQSVDVLIVNRLEASDLLGNEPSDTDWAGSVRKLQTLVPGSSVIVTLGGDGVCFAQSGQTPRHQPAKEAVVHSTHGAGDVFVGAFAAAYADGTPFETAIERAQTAAAEHVSGSL encoded by the coding sequence ATGACGATACTGGTCGTGGGGGCGCTGCACTGGGACGTCGTGGTGCGCGCGTCCAGACTGCCGCATATCGATGAAACACTGCGCGGCTCGTCAGTCGCTTATCAATTTGGCGGAAAAGGCGGAAACCAGGCCATCGCGGCAGCCCTTGCAGGTGCAGATGTCGCATTTGCAGGGCGGATCGGATCGGATCAGGCTGGTGCCGAAATGAAACTCAGATTGACAGAAGCCGGGATCGACGTGTCCGGACTTCAGGCCGGGCCGGATGCGTCCGGAATGAGCGCCGCCATTGTCGATGAAGACGGCAACTACGGCGCTGTGATCGTCTCGGCAGAGAACCACAAATTCGATGCCGAGTTGATGAACATCCCGAGCGGGTGCCAAATGCTGCTCTTGCAGAACGAGATGACGCACTCCGCGTTGCGCCGGGTCAAACAAAAGGCTCTTGATGCGGGTGTGCCAATCGTCCTCAACGCGGCCCCCGCAACAGGCCTGACTGGAGAAGACCTGCAATCCGTCGACGTGCTGATTGTCAATCGCCTGGAGGCTTCGGACCTTTTGGGAAACGAGCCCTCTGATACAGATTGGGCCGGCAGTGTGCGCAAGCTTCAGACCCTGGTTCCAGGATCGAGCGTCATCGTGACACTCGGCGGAGACGGCGTGTGTTTCGCACAGAGCGGTCAGACACCGCGACATCAGCCCGCCAAGGAAGCGGTGGTCCACTCAACACACGGTGCCGGAGATGTCTTTGTCGGTGCCTTTGCAGCGGCATATGCAGACGGCACTCCATTCGAAACGGCCATCGAAAGAGCGCAAACTGCGGCTGCGGAACACGTTTCCGGAAGCCTGTAG
- a CDS encoding polysaccharide deacetylase family protein: MGIVRHGRYEFSQIQNRADYDWPGGRRLAVYLGMNLEVFSFGEGLGAELAPGGLQPDVLNFAWRDYGNRVGAPRLLALFNRLALPCTALVNSEIYTEAPGLADAFAARGDEIAGHGRTNAERQGTLSEDEERRLIEQSTEILAAQHGQNPKGWLGPWISQSHVTPDLLQEAGYEYLLDWCHDDQPTWMTTRSGRILSIPYPQELNDIPQIVGRKREGNEFADMIIDAFDVLLEEARTRPLVMGIALHGYLMGHPHRIKHLERALRYMQANSGDLVWWTTAGAINDHIRSTVDL; encoded by the coding sequence ATGGGGATCGTTCGTCACGGTCGTTATGAATTCAGCCAGATACAAAACCGGGCAGATTACGATTGGCCGGGCGGCCGACGCCTTGCGGTGTATCTCGGCATGAACCTGGAAGTGTTTTCGTTCGGTGAAGGACTGGGGGCTGAACTTGCCCCGGGCGGCCTGCAGCCCGACGTTCTGAATTTCGCCTGGCGCGATTACGGCAACAGGGTGGGCGCACCGCGCCTGCTTGCGCTGTTCAACCGCCTGGCTCTGCCCTGCACGGCCTTGGTCAACTCGGAAATCTACACCGAGGCACCGGGACTTGCCGACGCATTTGCCGCTAGGGGAGACGAGATCGCCGGCCATGGACGCACAAATGCCGAGCGGCAGGGAACCTTGTCTGAAGATGAAGAGAGAAGGCTCATCGAACAGTCAACCGAGATCCTGGCGGCGCAACATGGTCAAAACCCGAAAGGCTGGCTGGGGCCGTGGATATCTCAAAGCCATGTCACGCCGGATCTGCTGCAGGAAGCCGGATACGAGTATCTTCTGGACTGGTGCCACGACGACCAGCCGACCTGGATGACAACGCGCTCCGGGCGCATTTTGTCAATTCCTTACCCGCAGGAACTGAACGACATACCTCAGATCGTTGGACGCAAACGCGAAGGGAATGAGTTTGCGGACATGATCATCGATGCATTCGACGTTCTGCTGGAGGAGGCAAGAACCCGCCCGCTTGTCATGGGAATAGCGCTCCACGGTTATCTGATGGGCCATCCGCACAGGATCAAACACCTTGAGCGCGCACTTCGATATATGCAGGCCAATTCCGGCGACCTTGTGTGGTGGACCACCGCAGGCGCCATCAATGATCATATTCGCAGCACGGTGGATCTTTAG
- a CDS encoding FGGY-family carbohydrate kinase: MTYTLGVDIGTYETKGVLADASGEVVATARKAHEMTVPQPGWAEHRPEEDWWGDFVAVTKDLIRQSGITGNQIKCVACSAIGPCMLPVDKDGAPLMNGVLYGVDTRAMSEVESLTARIGDDVLLERCGNSLTSQSVGPKILWLKNNRPPIYQAAHKILTSTSFIVHRLTGEYVIDHYTAANFSPLYDVITQDWCFDLAPEILQPDLLPRLLWSSEIAGHVTSKAAAQTGLAEGTPVTSGTIDAAAEALSVGVRSTGDMMMMYGSTIFIITLTEDRVRDGRLWYAPWLFPGLHASMAGLATSGTLTHWFRDQFARELPREKAFLTLAQEAEAVAPGANGLLFLPYFSGERTPLHDPHAKGTFFGLNLTHTRGHMYRALLEGITFGTAHVVETYRDAGVEPTRILAVGGGTKNGVWLQGTSDASGLSQIVCQKTVGASYGDAFLARLAIGEANIDDIARWNPASQTIHPNDVPAYRKTYPLFRRLYEQTRDIAAELG; this comes from the coding sequence ATGACCTATACGCTCGGGGTCGATATCGGCACCTATGAAACGAAAGGCGTACTGGCCGACGCAAGCGGTGAGGTTGTCGCCACCGCACGCAAGGCTCACGAAATGACGGTGCCTCAGCCTGGGTGGGCGGAACATCGGCCCGAAGAGGACTGGTGGGGTGACTTCGTCGCCGTCACAAAAGATCTCATCCGGCAATCCGGCATCACCGGCAATCAGATTAAATGCGTCGCATGCTCTGCGATCGGCCCGTGCATGCTGCCGGTCGACAAGGATGGCGCTCCGCTTATGAATGGTGTGCTCTATGGGGTCGACACCAGGGCGATGAGTGAAGTCGAAAGCCTCACCGCCCGGATCGGAGACGACGTTCTACTGGAGCGCTGCGGAAACTCTCTTACATCCCAGTCGGTCGGGCCGAAGATCCTGTGGCTGAAAAACAATCGCCCGCCGATTTATCAAGCGGCGCACAAGATCCTGACCTCCACCAGCTTTATCGTTCATCGGCTGACCGGTGAATATGTGATCGACCATTATACGGCTGCGAATTTTTCACCGCTTTATGATGTGATCACGCAAGACTGGTGCTTCGATCTCGCCCCCGAAATCCTGCAGCCGGACCTGTTGCCGCGATTGCTGTGGTCGTCCGAGATTGCTGGCCACGTGACATCGAAAGCTGCTGCACAAACGGGTCTTGCGGAAGGAACACCCGTCACGTCGGGAACGATAGACGCAGCCGCGGAAGCGCTCAGCGTGGGCGTTCGCTCAACCGGTGACATGATGATGATGTATGGATCAACCATCTTCATCATCACACTGACCGAAGATCGCGTCCGGGATGGACGTCTCTGGTATGCGCCCTGGCTTTTTCCCGGACTGCACGCATCCATGGCGGGACTGGCAACGTCTGGCACGCTGACACACTGGTTCCGCGATCAGTTCGCGCGCGAGCTTCCCAGGGAGAAGGCGTTTTTGACACTCGCGCAAGAAGCGGAGGCAGTCGCCCCGGGCGCGAACGGTCTGCTTTTTTTGCCCTATTTTTCGGGCGAACGGACGCCCTTGCATGATCCGCATGCAAAGGGGACCTTTTTCGGTCTGAACCTGACCCATACGCGCGGGCACATGTACCGGGCCCTCCTTGAGGGGATCACATTTGGCACGGCCCACGTTGTCGAGACGTATCGGGACGCCGGTGTCGAACCGACGCGCATCCTCGCGGTCGGTGGCGGCACAAAAAACGGCGTATGGCTGCAGGGAACTTCAGATGCGTCCGGATTAAGCCAAATCGTTTGTCAAAAAACGGTTGGTGCGAGCTACGGCGATGCGTTCCTGGCCCGGCTGGCGATCGGCGAAGCAAATATTGACGACATTGCAAGGTGGAACCCCGCATCGCAGACGATCCACCCGAACGACGTTCCGGCTTACCGCAAGACTTACCCGCTCTTCCGCCGGCTCTATGAGCAAACCAGGGATATTGCGGCCGAGCTTGGGTAA
- a CDS encoding FGGY-family carbohydrate kinase produces the protein MRHVAVIDIGKTNAKVGAVDAVEGTEIDIATQPNVVLAEPPYPHYDLEGLWRFIIAVLAEQNTKHGIDAISIATHGASVVLLDDEGNLAAPMLDYEYAGPDESSAGYEAIRPDFQETGSPRLALGLNAGAQIYWQLRQDAGLKDRIASVVTYPQYWSFKLTGVRHTEMTSLGAHTDLWNPQERRFSSLVHRLGIENKMAPARIAANCMNGLKPEIAALTGLRAGIPVASGIHDSNASLYPYLRALKGSFSVVSTGTWVISFAVGGQKTELSPERDTLLNVNAFGDPVPSARFMGGREFDQVMQDGVRQASDKDVSRVLANQIQLYPAVDPLSGPFRGARAGWNIDDSSLSDGERYAAASFYLALVTSKCLDLIGAEGPTIVEGPFARNDLFMKMLEVASGRVAEGSKVSTTGTGLGAALLVSDTLKNPVEPPDACAVLNSDSSYLDYAQNWFQQVATRQS, from the coding sequence GTGAGACACGTAGCGGTCATAGATATTGGCAAGACGAACGCCAAGGTTGGCGCGGTGGATGCGGTCGAAGGCACCGAAATCGACATCGCGACACAGCCGAACGTCGTTCTGGCAGAGCCACCCTATCCGCATTACGACCTTGAAGGGCTTTGGCGCTTCATCATCGCAGTACTGGCAGAGCAGAACACGAAACACGGGATCGATGCGATCTCAATCGCGACGCATGGCGCAAGCGTGGTTCTCCTGGATGACGAAGGCAACCTGGCAGCTCCGATGCTGGACTATGAGTACGCCGGGCCTGATGAATCGTCGGCAGGCTATGAGGCCATTCGCCCCGACTTTCAGGAAACAGGGTCGCCCCGTCTTGCACTGGGTCTCAATGCAGGTGCCCAGATCTACTGGCAACTTCGCCAGGATGCTGGCCTGAAGGATCGGATCGCCAGCGTGGTCACGTATCCCCAATACTGGTCCTTCAAGTTGACGGGTGTGCGGCACACGGAAATGACCTCACTTGGCGCGCATACCGACCTGTGGAACCCGCAGGAGCGCCGCTTCTCGTCGCTGGTCCACCGGTTGGGTATTGAGAACAAGATGGCGCCCGCCCGAATTGCGGCCAACTGCATGAATGGTTTGAAGCCGGAGATTGCCGCTCTCACGGGACTGCGGGCTGGCATTCCGGTTGCGAGCGGCATTCACGACTCGAATGCATCGCTCTATCCCTACCTTCGCGCGCTGAAAGGGTCTTTTTCAGTCGTGTCGACCGGGACATGGGTGATCTCGTTTGCTGTTGGCGGTCAAAAGACGGAGCTGTCTCCTGAACGCGATACTTTGTTGAATGTGAACGCGTTCGGAGATCCCGTCCCGTCTGCACGGTTCATGGGGGGACGAGAGTTCGACCAAGTGATGCAGGACGGCGTCCGTCAGGCCTCCGATAAGGATGTGTCACGCGTTCTGGCCAATCAGATCCAGCTTTACCCGGCCGTAGATCCTCTGTCGGGACCGTTTCGGGGCGCCCGGGCAGGCTGGAACATCGACGATAGTTCCCTCTCTGATGGTGAGCGGTATGCGGCCGCCTCCTTCTACCTTGCGCTGGTAACGAGCAAGTGCCTGGACCTGATCGGCGCTGAGGGGCCGACGATCGTGGAGGGTCCGTTCGCCAGGAACGACCTATTCATGAAGATGCTTGAGGTCGCCAGCGGGCGCGTCGCTGAAGGCTCGAAAGTCTCTACAACGGGCACAGGTCTCGGGGCCGCCTTGCTGGTCTCGGACACTTTGAAAAATCCTGTTGAACCGCCAGACGCGTGCGCCGTTCTTAACTCAGATTCATCGTATCTCGATTATGCACAAAACTGGTTCCAACAGGTTGCCACGAGACAGTCATGA
- a CDS encoding aldo/keto reductase → MALRTRHWDRIGNGGVTVTDLGFGTAPLGNLYRAISDQDAEEILLSCWDAGVRYYDTAPLYGLGLSETRLNPLLRGKDRDSYVLSTKVGRILQVTAPDQRDGFGKWFDVPSRREIYDYTYDGVLRSIEFSLERLGVDRIDILFAHDLDIFNHGTQDALDAKLNEFMDGGYKALLSLRDQGVIKAFGAGVNEWQPCQWMAERGDFDIFLLAGRYTLLEQEALTSFLPLCETRNIGVVIGGPYNSGILATGPKPGAFYNYDPAPEGVLERVRGIQGICDSHGVRMVDAAFQFPLRHPSVISVIPGGQGVSEMESNLEAENAEIPEALWADLKHEGLVREDAP, encoded by the coding sequence ATGGCGCTACGGACACGACATTGGGACAGGATCGGAAACGGGGGTGTTACCGTCACGGATCTTGGATTTGGAACGGCACCGCTGGGAAACCTTTATCGCGCGATTTCGGACCAGGACGCCGAGGAAATCCTGTTGTCCTGTTGGGACGCAGGTGTGCGTTACTACGATACAGCGCCACTTTACGGGCTTGGTCTTTCGGAGACCCGGCTCAACCCGCTCCTGCGTGGCAAGGACCGCGACAGCTATGTACTGTCGACCAAGGTCGGCAGGATCCTCCAGGTGACAGCTCCTGATCAAAGGGACGGGTTCGGCAAGTGGTTTGACGTGCCTTCGCGGCGCGAGATCTACGATTACACCTACGACGGTGTCCTGCGTTCAATCGAGTTCAGTCTTGAACGGCTGGGTGTCGACCGGATCGATATCCTGTTCGCCCACGATCTCGATATATTCAATCACGGCACGCAAGATGCGCTCGACGCCAAATTGAACGAGTTCATGGATGGTGGTTACAAGGCTTTGCTTTCCTTGAGAGATCAGGGTGTCATCAAGGCCTTCGGCGCTGGTGTGAACGAATGGCAACCCTGCCAGTGGATGGCCGAGCGGGGAGACTTCGACATCTTCCTTCTGGCGGGGAGATACACATTGCTTGAGCAGGAGGCCTTGACCAGCTTCCTGCCGCTATGTGAGACGCGCAACATTGGCGTAGTCATCGGTGGTCCCTACAATTCCGGTATCCTGGCAACGGGCCCCAAACCGGGCGCTTTCTACAACTACGATCCGGCGCCCGAAGGCGTGCTTGAAAGGGTTCGCGGGATCCAAGGCATCTGTGACAGCCATGGCGTTCGCATGGTGGATGCTGCCTTTCAGTTTCCACTCCGTCACCCGTCGGTGATTTCAGTTATCCCGGGCGGACAGGGCGTCAGCGAAATGGAAAGCAATCTCGAAGCGGAGAACGCTGAGATCCCAGAGGCACTTTGGGCCGACTTGAAACACGAAGGTCTGGTGCGGGAAGACGCTCCATGA